One part of the Malus sylvestris chromosome 2, drMalSylv7.2, whole genome shotgun sequence genome encodes these proteins:
- the LOC126592202 gene encoding bifunctional purple acid phosphatase 26-like, with translation MMAAVTRMESALLGIILTSFVALSFLMNGNAAGITSTFIRSEYPSVDIPLDHKVFAVPKGYNAPQQVHITQGDYDGKAVIISWVTADKPGDGKVQYGTSEKKYKFSAKGVMTNYTFYQYKSGYIHHCLVDGLEYDTKYYYKIGNGDSSREFWFTTPPKIDPNSHYTFGIIGDLGQTFNSLSTLEHYMKSAGQAVLFVGDLSYADRYQYNDVGLRWDTWARFVEQSTAYQSWMWSAGNHEIDYMPYMGEVTPFKNYLQRYATPYLASSSSNPLWYAIRRASAHIIVLSSYSPFVKYTPQWMWLAAELQRVDRKKTPWLIVLMHVPMYNSNEAHYMEGESMRAVFESWFVQYKVDVVFAGHVHAYERSYRFSNIQYNVTSGYQYPVPDKSAPVYITVGDGGNQEGLAGPFRDPQPDYSAFREASYGHSTLELINRTHALYHWNRNDDGKKTAMDAFVLHNQYWGANHGRRKLEKHNVRKIMMDESATY, from the exons ATGATGGCAGCGGTTACTAGGATGGAGTCCGCGTTGCTTGGAATTATTCTTACCTCTTTTGTCGCGTTGAGCTTCTTGATGAATGGGAATGCAGCGGGAATCACGAGTACTTTCATCCGATCTGAGTATCCATCGGTTGATATACCTCTGGACCATAAAGTATTTGCGGTGCCAAAGGGTTACAATGCTCCACAACAA GTGCATATCACCCAGGGTGACTATGATGGAAAGGCTGTAATCATCTCATGGGTTACCGCTGACAAACCAGGGGATGGTAAAGTGCAGTATGGTACCTCAGAGAAAAAATACAAGTTTTCTGCTAAGGGGGTCATGACAAACTACACCTTCTACCAGTATAAGTCTGGCTACATCCATCACTGTCTTGTTGATGGCCTAGAG taTGACACAAAGTACTATTACAAAATTGGAAATGGTGATTCATCTCGAGAATTTTGGTTTACAACGCCTCCAAAGATCGATCCAAATTCTCATTACACATTTGGGATCATAG GTGATTTGGGTCAGACATTTAACTCTCTGTCAACTCTTGAGCACTATATGAAGAGTGCAGGACAGGCTGTTTTATTCGTCGGAGATCTTAGCTATGCTGATAGATATCAGTATAATGACGTAGGTTTACGGTGGGACACATGGGCTCGATTCGTCGAGCAAAGTACTGCATATCAGTCATGGATGTGGTCTGCTGGCAATCATGAAATTGATTACATGCCTTATATG GGAGAAGTTACTCCGTTCAAGAACTATCTTCAGCGGTATGCTACTCCGTATTTGGCCTCTAGTAGTAGCAACCCTCTTTGGTATGCCATCAGACGCGCATCAGCTCACATAATCGTGTTGTCCAGTTACTCTCCATTTG TGAAGTACACGCCTCAATGGATGTGGCTAGCAGCAGAATTGCAAAGGGTTGATAGGAAAAAAACACCTTGGCTCATAGTCCTTATGCATGTTCCGATGTACAATAGTAATGAGGCTCATTACATGGAAGGTGAAAGCATGCGAGCAGTGTTTGAGAGTTGGTTCGTTCAATACAAAGTTGATGTGGTGTTTGCTGGCCACGTCCATGCTTATGAGAGATCG TATCGTTTCTCCAATATACAATACAACGTGACAAGTGGTTACCAGTACCCCGTACCAGACAAATCAGCTCCTGTGTACATAACTGTTGGAGATGGAGGGAACCAAGAAGGACTTGCTGGACC GTTTAGAGATCCACAACCAGATTATTCTGCATTCCGAGAAGCAAGCTACGGGCATTCCACGCTTGAGCTGATAAACAGGACACACGCACTCTACCATTGGAACCGCAATGACGATGGGAAGAAAACCGCCATGGATGCATTCGTGTTACACAACCAATACTG GGGTGCGAATCACGGGAGGCGAAAACTGGAGAAGCATAATGTTAGGAAGATAATGATGGACGAAAGTGCTACGTATTGA